The proteins below are encoded in one region of Oncorhynchus kisutch isolate 150728-3 linkage group LG14, Okis_V2, whole genome shotgun sequence:
- the LOC109904374 gene encoding nucleoporin NUP42-like — protein MPVCNFWMQGRCRYGDKCWNEHPKAGGGGYGGEYNSRPPQQSNRGGGGGFGNRVWVNPAQRSGGGSYVQPSSFSSQQGGNNWGPGGGGGRDSQAQSSNFSFAASSPNQNRFSVLNTQSSCDKAGRGEGEDNEKHLETIQKDMEIWETSGQWLFSCYSVLKASISGFTELSPEELRLEYYNTKPSGDLQGYANVINQLVNQWRSRVQELRAMSGNTRVAMLAELDNPAPQAASGGFGSTPVTGFGSSAPSGFGTGFGVPAQAPVQDTSGASNFSFAGPGAASTALGSAVSAVAPAPTGIGSMATTVPSAAGFSFATPAANKEPTTAGFGAPASASGFSFASTVAGGGGAFGGSGFGSAAPVAASGFGQASGGFGVMAPADSLFTPQSQLSEEELKEFGGKRFTLGQIPLKPPPVNMLVV, from the exons ATGCCGGTGTGCAACTTTTGGATGCAAGGCCGGTGTCGATATGGCGACAAGTGTTGGAATGAGCACCCAAAAGCAGGCGGTGGCGGCTACGGTGGAGAGTACAACAGCCGCCCCCCTCAACAGTCCAACAGAGGCGGGGGAGGAG GGTTTGGGAACAGAGTGTGGGTGAACCCAGCTCAGAGGTCTGGAGGAGGAAGCTACGTCCAGCCGTCATCCTTCTCCTCCCAGCAGGGTGGCAACAACTGGggtccaggaggaggaggaggaagggacagcCAAGCCCAGAGCTCGAACTTCAGTTTTGCAGCCTCCTCTCCAAACCAAAACAGATTTTCTGTCTTAAACACTCAAAGCAGCTGCGACAAagctgggagaggagaaggggaagacAATGAAAAACACTT GGAGACCATCCAGAAAGATATGGAGATCTGGGAGACTTCAGGCCAGTGGCTTTTCTCCTGTTACTCTGTCCTCAAAGCAAGCATCTCAG GGTTCACAGAGCTCTCTCCAGAGGAGCTGAGACTGGAGTACTACAACACCAAGCCATCAGGAGACCTGCAGGGATAT GCTAACGTCATCAATCAGCTGGTCAACCAATGGAGAAGCAGAGTCCAGGAGCTGAGGGCTATGAGCGGCAACACCAGAGTCGctatg CTTGCAGAGCTGGACAACCCAGCACCACAGGCAGCGTCTGGAGGTTTTGGGTCGACACCAGTGACCGGCTTTGGGTCCTCAGCACCATCTGGCTTCGGAACAG gttTCGGAGTGCCGGCCCAGGCCCCAGTCCAGGACACCTCAGGTGCCAGTAATTTCAGCTTCGCTGGACCAGGTGCAGCTTCTACTGCTCTCGGTAGTGCTGTGTCAGCCGTCGCACCAGCTCCCACTGGGATTGGCTCGATGGCCACCACTGTTCCCTCGGCAGCAGGTTTCTCCTTTGCCACCCCTGCTGCCAACAAGGAGCCAACTACAGCCGGTTTCGGAGCTCCTGCCTCTGCGTCCGGGTTTAGCTTCGCCTCGACGGTCGCTGGTGGTGGAGGAGCATTTGGAGGGAGTGGTTTCGGGAGTGCAGCGCCAGTGGCTGCAAGTGGTTTTGGACAGGCGAGTGGAGGGTTTGGGGTTATGGCCCCAGCTGACAGTCTCTTCACCCCCCAGAGCCAGCTGAGTGAAGAGGAACTGAAGGAGTTTGGAGGGAAGAGGTTCACCCTGGGACAGATACCACTCAAACCCCCCCCTGTTAATATGCTGGTGGTCTGA